The following proteins come from a genomic window of Edaphobacter sp. 4G125:
- a CDS encoding NAD(P)/FAD-dependent oxidoreductase, giving the protein MAMSSTARKRVVVIGGGFAGINAAVNLAKFPVDITLVDRKNHHTFQPLLYQVALAVLSPAEIAQPIRSILRDHQNIEVLMDEAVGFDLEEKRVELKTGAQLEYDYLIIATGSTHSYFGHDEWSKLAPGLKTVEDATEIRRRVLLAFEFAERQMQEAGTHPPLRFVIIGGGPTGVELAGAISDIARLYMARDFRHIDPASAQVLILEGSPNILAAYPPELQKKALDQLSALGVKIRTNAHVTDVQPGYVMIGDERLDATVTLWAAGVQASPLGKLLGVPLDRRGCVIVDQFLNPPEHPEIFICGDLAHVEEDGKQVPGVAQPAMQMGTYAAKRIGRLVSAELGSDGTGLNEPFHYFDKGDMATIGRKAAVANIKWPFHGRWSGFPAWIVWLVIHIYFIIGFRNRLAIFRQWAWTYLTFQDGARLITGSQELPGWDSQYGKQPSEAVVPAESVTTRT; this is encoded by the coding sequence ATGGCCATGAGCAGCACTGCACGGAAGCGGGTCGTTGTTATCGGGGGAGGGTTCGCAGGCATTAACGCCGCGGTGAACCTCGCAAAGTTTCCCGTCGACATTACCCTGGTCGATCGTAAAAACCATCACACCTTCCAACCGCTTCTTTATCAGGTAGCGCTCGCCGTGCTCTCTCCCGCCGAGATCGCGCAGCCCATCCGCTCCATTCTGCGCGACCACCAGAACATCGAGGTCCTTATGGACGAGGCCGTCGGTTTCGATCTTGAAGAGAAGCGGGTCGAGCTCAAAACGGGCGCACAGCTCGAGTACGACTACCTCATCATCGCCACAGGTTCAACCCACTCCTACTTCGGCCATGACGAATGGTCCAAACTCGCTCCCGGCCTCAAAACCGTGGAAGATGCTACCGAGATCCGCCGCCGCGTCCTTCTGGCCTTCGAATTTGCAGAACGCCAGATGCAGGAAGCAGGAACGCATCCGCCTCTTCGCTTCGTCATCATCGGCGGTGGCCCCACTGGAGTCGAACTCGCCGGAGCCATCAGCGATATCGCGCGCCTATACATGGCGCGAGACTTCCGCCACATCGACCCTGCGAGCGCCCAGGTGTTGATCCTCGAAGGTTCTCCCAACATCCTCGCCGCCTATCCTCCTGAGTTGCAGAAGAAGGCTCTCGATCAGCTCTCCGCTCTCGGCGTCAAAATCCGTACCAACGCCCACGTCACCGATGTTCAACCCGGCTACGTCATGATCGGAGACGAGCGCCTCGATGCCACCGTCACCCTCTGGGCCGCCGGAGTCCAGGCATCGCCACTCGGCAAACTTCTCGGCGTTCCACTCGATCGCCGGGGGTGCGTCATTGTTGACCAGTTTCTCAACCCACCGGAACACCCTGAAATCTTCATTTGCGGCGATCTCGCCCACGTCGAGGAAGACGGCAAACAGGTCCCGGGAGTCGCTCAGCCTGCCATGCAGATGGGAACCTACGCCGCCAAGCGCATCGGACGGCTCGTCTCCGCCGAGCTTGGAAGCGATGGAACCGGCCTCAACGAACCCTTCCACTACTTCGACAAAGGCGACATGGCCACAATCGGCCGCAAGGCGGCAGTCGCAAACATCAAATGGCCATTTCACGGCAGATGGAGCGGTTTCCCAGCCTGGATCGTCTGGCTGGTAATCCATATCTACTTCATCATTGGATTCCGGAACCGTCTGGCCATCTTCCGCCAATGGGCCTGGACCTACCTAACCTTCCAGGACGGAGCCCGCCTGATCACCGGCTCCCAGGAACTTCCAGGTTGGGACTCGCAGTATGGGAAGCAGCCTTCGGAGGCGGTTGTTCCGGCAGAGTCCGTGACCACCAGAACATAG
- a CDS encoding 30S ribosomal protein S1: MVDNHQSEQTESKPLTTELEVLAPEATAENIELSSESTSNQQHETAQSEPAEHPIAVVAEAAEEPDYDSADFAEALANFDREQAAESAAAQSLTADEAVVTGTVVKITDKHVVVDIGLKSEGLIPLEQVLDINGAPKFQAGDSVEVVVEREEPEGGYLVSYEKALRHKVWDKLEAAANEKVPVKGMVLSRVKGGLTVDIGIKAFLPGSQVEIRPVRNLDGYIGQEIEVRVIKLNKKRGNVVISRKELLEEEQNEKKSVTLATLEEGSVLTGTVKNLTDYGAFVDMGGLDGLLHITDMSWGRLTHPRDLVNVGDEIQVKVLKFDKDKQRVSLGFKQLTPDPWLDATERYPIGAQVRGRVLSVTDYGAFVELEQGIEGLVHVSEMTWSKRMKHPSKLVKPGDEVDTIILNVNPSDRRISLGMKQLQENPWEQLEDKYPAGAVVEGRVRNLTDFGAFIEIEDGIDGLVHVSNLSWTKRIKHPSEVLKKGEKVKAVVLGVEPENRRLSLGVKQLQPDVWDTFFAQHRIGDVVKGKVLRTAQFGAFVEIAEGVEGLCHVSEAVDENNVPVKLDVGDEHEFRIVKMNQDEKKVGLSIRAVGEEASRAEVESYKERDHKSSSSSSSSTTLGDLINWKRSEFGE; encoded by the coding sequence ATGGTAGATAACCATCAATCCGAACAAACCGAGAGCAAACCCCTGACCACCGAATTGGAAGTCCTGGCGCCCGAAGCGACGGCCGAGAACATCGAGCTGTCTTCCGAATCCACCTCTAACCAGCAGCATGAGACCGCCCAGAGCGAGCCTGCGGAGCACCCCATTGCGGTTGTAGCCGAGGCCGCCGAAGAGCCCGATTACGACTCTGCCGACTTTGCCGAGGCACTGGCGAACTTTGACCGCGAACAAGCGGCCGAATCTGCCGCCGCGCAAAGCCTGACCGCCGATGAGGCTGTCGTCACCGGTACTGTCGTCAAGATTACGGACAAGCATGTTGTTGTTGACATTGGGCTGAAGTCCGAAGGTCTTATCCCGCTGGAGCAGGTGTTGGATATCAACGGCGCTCCGAAGTTCCAGGCTGGTGACTCCGTTGAGGTTGTGGTCGAACGGGAAGAGCCTGAGGGCGGCTATCTGGTCAGCTACGAGAAGGCCCTACGCCACAAGGTGTGGGACAAGCTCGAGGCTGCTGCGAACGAAAAGGTTCCGGTCAAGGGCATGGTTCTGAGCCGGGTCAAAGGCGGCCTGACGGTCGATATCGGAATCAAGGCATTCCTGCCCGGATCGCAGGTTGAGATTCGTCCGGTTCGCAATCTGGATGGTTATATCGGCCAGGAGATCGAAGTCCGCGTCATCAAGCTGAACAAGAAGCGCGGAAACGTGGTCATCAGCCGTAAGGAGTTGTTGGAAGAGGAGCAGAACGAGAAGAAGTCTGTGACCCTGGCAACCCTCGAAGAGGGCAGCGTTCTAACCGGGACCGTTAAGAACCTGACCGACTACGGCGCATTCGTCGACATGGGAGGCCTGGACGGCCTGCTTCATATCACCGATATGAGCTGGGGTCGTCTGACGCATCCGCGTGACCTCGTCAACGTCGGCGATGAGATTCAGGTGAAGGTGCTGAAGTTCGACAAGGATAAGCAGCGCGTTTCTCTTGGCTTCAAGCAGCTGACGCCTGATCCCTGGTTGGATGCGACTGAGCGTTATCCCATCGGCGCGCAGGTTCGTGGCCGCGTTCTATCGGTGACCGACTACGGTGCGTTCGTTGAGCTGGAACAGGGCATCGAAGGTCTGGTTCATGTCTCAGAGATGACCTGGTCGAAGCGGATGAAGCATCCGTCGAAGCTGGTCAAGCCAGGTGATGAAGTCGACACGATTATCCTGAACGTCAATCCCAGCGATCGCCGCATCTCTCTGGGCATGAAGCAGCTCCAGGAGAATCCGTGGGAGCAGCTGGAAGACAAATATCCCGCGGGTGCTGTGGTCGAAGGCCGCGTTCGCAATCTGACCGACTTCGGAGCTTTCATCGAGATCGAGGACGGCATCGATGGCTTGGTTCACGTCTCGAACCTGAGCTGGACGAAGCGCATCAAGCATCCTTCGGAGGTCCTGAAGAAGGGCGAGAAGGTAAAGGCTGTTGTCCTCGGCGTCGAGCCGGAGAACCGCCGGCTTTCCCTGGGAGTCAAGCAGCTTCAGCCCGACGTTTGGGATACCTTCTTTGCACAGCACCGCATTGGCGATGTGGTCAAGGGCAAGGTCCTCCGCACGGCTCAGTTCGGAGCCTTTGTCGAGATCGCTGAGGGAGTCGAGGGCCTTTGCCACGTCTCCGAGGCTGTTGACGAGAACAACGTGCCCGTCAAGCTCGATGTTGGTGATGAACATGAGTTCCGGATCGTGAAGATGAACCAGGATGAGAAGAAGGTCGGCCTGAGCATCCGCGCGGTTGGAGAAGAGGCGAGCCGAGCCGAGGTCGAGAGCTATAAGGAGCGTGACCACAAGAGCTCTTCTTCTTCCTCGAGCAGTACAACCTTGGGAGATCTCATCAATTGGAAGCGTTCGGAGTTTGGTGAGTAG
- a CDS encoding HIT family protein, whose product MDYLWTPWRYAYITHSDPIARTGVAPELADWPAAEDKHCVFCNMVAATDYAVAHGVPQEKAERASHIVHRGQHCFVCLNAYPYATGHVLILPYLHTDSLAAVPPDAAHEMMELVQRTERALRSTYRPDGINLGMNLGESAGAGVAGHVHMHVLPRWLGDTNFMTVTAETRVLPETLDVTWSRLREAFGTFMQR is encoded by the coding sequence ATGGATTATCTCTGGACCCCCTGGCGATATGCCTATATCACCCACAGCGATCCCATTGCCCGTACCGGGGTAGCTCCTGAGCTGGCCGATTGGCCTGCTGCCGAAGATAAACACTGCGTCTTCTGCAACATGGTCGCTGCCACTGATTACGCCGTCGCCCACGGCGTGCCCCAGGAGAAGGCCGAGCGCGCCTCGCACATCGTTCACCGCGGCCAGCATTGCTTCGTCTGCCTCAACGCCTATCCTTACGCGACTGGCCACGTCCTCATCCTGCCGTATCTCCATACCGATTCCCTCGCTGCCGTTCCCCCAGATGCCGCCCACGAGATGATGGAATTAGTACAGCGCACCGAACGTGCACTCCGCTCTACCTACCGGCCTGACGGCATCAATCTCGGGATGAACCTGGGAGAGTCCGCCGGCGCCGGAGTCGCCGGACACGTCCACATGCACGTGCTTCCTCGTTGGTTGGGCGATACCAACTTCATGACCGTCACCGCCGAGACACGCGTTCTCCCCGAGACCCTCGATGTCACCTGGAGCCGCCTTCGCGAAGCCTTCGGAACTTTCATGCAACGTTGA
- a CDS encoding nuclear transport factor 2 family protein — MMAVVILACFIACARAQQQGQKHENKHDKHHESRKQIEAMEEQWRVAQLAGDAATMGRLLSDDFIGISMSGQVHTKAQQLERIQTRKVVLTKMDLSDMKVKVLDSVAIVTGQVDVEGTSEGTSVKGVYRYTRVYQQLPSGQWKITSYESTKIRPAKSSQGEVKEPDSNEQNAVFEAAGRITSEGFHRTKALLSQGLGFMH, encoded by the coding sequence ATGATGGCTGTAGTAATCCTGGCCTGCTTTATTGCGTGCGCTCGAGCGCAGCAGCAGGGCCAGAAACATGAGAACAAACACGATAAACATCACGAATCCCGGAAACAGATTGAGGCAATGGAGGAGCAGTGGCGTGTCGCGCAGCTGGCCGGAGATGCTGCGACCATGGGGCGACTGCTCTCCGATGACTTTATCGGGATTTCGATGTCGGGTCAGGTGCACACGAAGGCCCAGCAACTGGAGCGGATTCAGACCCGCAAAGTCGTTCTTACCAAGATGGATCTGAGCGACATGAAGGTGAAGGTTCTGGATTCAGTAGCAATCGTCACCGGGCAGGTGGATGTCGAGGGGACCAGCGAAGGAACTTCGGTCAAGGGAGTCTATCGCTACACGCGGGTTTATCAGCAGCTCCCATCAGGTCAGTGGAAGATTACCAGCTATGAGTCGACGAAAATCCGACCTGCGAAGTCGAGCCAGGGAGAGGTGAAGGAACCGGACTCGAACGAGCAGAATGCGGTTTTTGAGGCTGCGGGAAGAATCACCTCAGAGGGATTTCATAGAACAAAGGCCCTGCTCTCGCAGGGCCTCGGCTTTATGCACTGA
- a CDS encoding putative quinol monooxygenase, with product MMVSFTVRMRFDPADHDEIAGILRKLTEASRQEPGCVSYVPHFVDGDSATVVIYEQYADEAALEHHRGTPHFQQYAVGGLYQKMLERQLENLTAIA from the coding sequence ATGATGGTGAGCTTTACAGTCCGGATGCGATTCGACCCGGCCGATCATGACGAGATCGCGGGGATTTTGCGCAAACTGACGGAGGCTTCGCGGCAGGAGCCGGGATGCGTGAGCTATGTTCCGCATTTTGTCGATGGCGATTCGGCCACGGTCGTGATCTACGAACAGTATGCGGATGAGGCTGCCCTGGAGCATCACCGGGGCACACCGCATTTCCAGCAGTACGCTGTAGGCGGGTTATATCAGAAGATGCTGGAGCGACAACTCGAGAACCTGACAGCAATCGCCTGA
- a CDS encoding adenylosuccinate synthase, with protein MSQPKSAVILGAQWGDEGKGKIVDVLSERFSVVARYAGGHNAGHTVIIKGKKFVLQLIPCGVLRPECKGVIGNGVVFDPAAFLSEVKKLKEAGLPVEKQLFVSNRAQVILPYHRMIELAAETAPGRTKIGTTRRGIGPAYEDKVHRNGLRIVDLLNPALLRTHIKNACDEKNTIAHALFGTEPLDPKEMYEEYARMAEQVAPFVTDTAVLLNEELDRGGNVMFEGAQGALLDIDHGTYPFVTSSSSTAGGAVTGTGVPPTRIGTVIGVTKAYVTRVGEGPFPTEIHDSSADLLRSRGQEYGAVTGRPRRCGWLDLPLLRYSNMINGTEWLVVTKMDVMDECDEIPVCTHYKVDGKVTDVIPADIRGFESIEPVYTKLKGWKESTEGITEWDKLPKLAQEYLRFLEKETKAKIGMVSTGPDRDQTMALPEFEAALKG; from the coding sequence GTGAGTCAACCGAAATCTGCGGTCATTTTGGGTGCCCAGTGGGGCGATGAGGGCAAGGGCAAGATTGTGGACGTGCTGTCGGAGAGGTTCTCCGTGGTGGCGCGCTATGCAGGCGGCCATAACGCCGGACACACGGTCATCATCAAGGGTAAGAAGTTTGTGCTACAGCTGATCCCATGCGGCGTTCTGCGTCCGGAGTGTAAGGGAGTGATCGGCAACGGCGTGGTCTTTGACCCGGCGGCGTTTCTGAGCGAGGTGAAAAAGCTCAAGGAAGCAGGGCTGCCGGTGGAGAAGCAGTTGTTTGTCTCCAATCGTGCGCAGGTAATTCTGCCCTACCACCGCATGATCGAGCTGGCTGCCGAAACGGCTCCCGGACGGACGAAGATCGGGACGACTCGCCGCGGGATCGGTCCGGCTTACGAAGACAAGGTTCATCGCAACGGCCTGCGTATAGTCGATCTGTTGAATCCTGCACTGTTGCGCACACACATCAAGAACGCCTGCGACGAGAAGAACACGATCGCGCATGCTCTGTTCGGGACCGAGCCTCTGGACCCGAAGGAGATGTACGAGGAGTATGCCCGGATGGCCGAACAGGTAGCTCCGTTCGTGACCGATACGGCTGTTCTGCTGAACGAAGAGCTGGATCGCGGCGGCAATGTGATGTTTGAAGGCGCACAGGGTGCGCTGCTGGATATTGATCACGGAACGTATCCGTTTGTGACCTCGTCGTCGTCGACGGCTGGTGGAGCCGTGACGGGAACAGGCGTGCCTCCGACGCGGATCGGCACGGTGATCGGCGTGACCAAGGCCTATGTGACGCGTGTGGGTGAGGGACCTTTCCCAACCGAGATTCACGATTCGTCCGCTGACCTGCTGCGTTCACGCGGCCAGGAGTACGGCGCAGTTACGGGCCGTCCACGGCGTTGCGGTTGGCTCGATCTGCCATTGCTGCGATACAGCAACATGATCAACGGCACGGAGTGGCTGGTGGTCACCAAGATGGACGTGATGGACGAGTGCGATGAGATCCCGGTCTGCACGCATTACAAGGTCGATGGAAAGGTCACGGACGTGATTCCGGCGGATATTCGCGGCTTTGAGTCGATCGAGCCGGTCTATACGAAGCTCAAGGGCTGGAAGGAATCGACCGAAGGGATTACGGAGTGGGACAAGCTGCCGAAGCTGGCCCAGGAGTATCTCCGGTTCCTTGAGAAGGAAACAAAGGCGAAGATCGGGATGGTTTCGACAGGACCGGATCGTGATCAGACGATGGCGCTGCCGGAGTTCGAAGCGGCACTGAAGGGATAA
- a CDS encoding fused MFS/spermidine synthase, whose protein sequence is MPSTRLLYGTTAFLSAFLLFLVEPLAAKQLLPVLGGSSAVWLTCLVFFQTTLLLGYLYAHWLSPQSFAFQRRIHLAVVSLATAVLVFSLAFQHSGGASDHPISTIFWTLSRTIGLPFLLLASTSPLLQTWLSQREADESGRPAPVWFRLFALSNTGSLLALFAYPTIVEPYLSLRHQRFLWTIGFLLFALLAYLITSHNKDLSSRPETAQRDPLQSVISTEGGVATEVEKSASLPPSSNTTRWLWFLLPMAAAMQLSAVTAHLTVDIAAIPLLWILPLAVYLITFILAFDRPALYRRPLIVRVLVVMLASLGYALSKTDFSLPITLTILFFLVECFVACLFCHGETYARRPQRSSEVTLFYLFIAAGGATGTFLVGIAFPLLFSANYDLALAFFTTALLAVAATWRDGWTQRMLWATASILLFVLALALHRAYGRQSLVQVRNFYGSLRVTQTDAPVVHTPMRTLLHGAIQHGTQIFNPGYSHIPTTYYAPDSGIGLALRFCCNARPKNIGVIGLGAGTLAAYGQRGDHIRFYEINPNVEPIARNLFTYIRDTFASVTVVPGDARTSLATELASGSPQRFDVLAVDAFSGDAIPLHLLTREALQLYLSHLAPNGILAFHVSNQYLDLAPELALLANSAHLEARDVITSSAEARGEFRAEWILMTADPTFFTQPELTGFADPIYIKPGLRLWTDDYSSLLPIFQPSGH, encoded by the coding sequence ATGCCCTCCACGCGCCTTCTCTACGGAACTACTGCCTTCCTTTCGGCGTTTCTCCTTTTCCTTGTCGAGCCACTCGCCGCAAAACAGCTCCTTCCGGTCCTGGGAGGCTCCTCTGCTGTCTGGCTCACCTGCCTGGTCTTCTTCCAAACGACGCTGTTGCTCGGCTATCTCTACGCTCATTGGCTCTCCCCTCAGAGCTTCGCCTTCCAACGGCGTATCCATCTGGCCGTGGTCTCGCTCGCAACAGCTGTCCTCGTCTTCTCGCTTGCCTTTCAGCATTCGGGTGGTGCTTCAGACCATCCCATCTCCACCATCTTCTGGACCCTTAGCCGAACCATCGGACTCCCCTTTCTCCTGCTCGCCTCCACCAGTCCTCTGCTGCAAACCTGGCTCTCACAACGAGAAGCTGACGAAAGCGGTCGCCCCGCGCCGGTATGGTTCCGGCTATTCGCGCTCTCGAACACAGGCTCGTTGCTCGCGCTGTTCGCCTACCCAACGATTGTCGAACCCTATCTTTCGCTTCGGCATCAACGCTTCCTCTGGACTATAGGCTTCCTTCTTTTTGCCCTGCTCGCCTACCTCATCACTTCCCATAACAAAGATCTGTCATCTCGACCGGAGACAGCGCAGCGCGATCCCCTGCAAAGTGTCATTTCGACCGAAGGCGGTGTAGCCACCGAAGTGGAGAAATCTGCTTCTCTACCCCCATCCTCCAACACAACCCGCTGGCTCTGGTTCCTCCTCCCAATGGCAGCAGCGATGCAGCTCTCCGCTGTCACCGCTCACCTCACCGTCGATATCGCCGCCATACCGCTCCTCTGGATCCTCCCGCTCGCGGTTTACCTCATTACCTTCATCCTTGCCTTCGATCGGCCTGCGCTTTATCGCCGTCCTCTGATCGTGCGCGTGCTTGTCGTCATGCTCGCGAGCCTCGGCTACGCTCTCTCAAAGACTGACTTCTCCCTGCCCATCACCCTCACGATCCTTTTCTTTTTGGTCGAGTGTTTCGTCGCCTGCCTCTTCTGTCACGGCGAAACCTACGCCCGTCGTCCGCAGCGTTCCTCCGAAGTCACCCTCTTCTATCTCTTCATCGCCGCCGGTGGAGCCACAGGGACGTTCCTCGTCGGAATTGCCTTCCCCTTACTTTTCTCCGCCAACTATGACCTCGCCCTGGCCTTCTTCACGACCGCTCTGCTGGCTGTCGCGGCCACGTGGCGCGATGGATGGACACAACGCATGCTCTGGGCGACGGCCAGCATCCTGCTCTTCGTCCTTGCCCTCGCACTCCACCGCGCCTATGGGCGCCAATCACTTGTTCAGGTGCGGAACTTCTACGGCAGCCTTCGCGTCACCCAGACCGATGCTCCCGTCGTGCATACACCCATGCGAACGCTGCTGCATGGAGCCATCCAGCACGGTACGCAGATCTTCAATCCTGGATACAGCCATATCCCCACCACCTACTACGCTCCCGACTCCGGCATAGGGCTTGCCTTGCGCTTTTGCTGCAATGCCCGGCCGAAGAACATCGGCGTCATCGGCCTGGGAGCCGGCACACTCGCAGCCTATGGTCAACGTGGCGACCATATCCGCTTCTACGAGATCAACCCGAACGTTGAGCCCATCGCGCGAAACCTCTTCACCTATATCCGCGACACCTTCGCCTCTGTGACCGTCGTGCCCGGAGATGCCCGCACCTCGCTCGCTACAGAGCTCGCCTCCGGCTCTCCACAACGATTCGACGTCCTGGCCGTCGACGCCTTCTCCGGCGATGCCATTCCGCTCCATCTACTCACCCGCGAGGCCCTACAGCTTTATCTCAGCCATCTCGCGCCCAACGGCATCCTCGCCTTCCACGTCTCGAACCAGTACCTCGACCTCGCGCCAGAACTTGCCCTTCTGGCTAACTCCGCTCACCTGGAGGCCCGCGACGTCATCACCAGCTCTGCCGAGGCGCGCGGCGAATTCCGCGCCGAATGGATCCTGATGACCGCCGATCCCACCTTCTTCACTCAACCCGAGCTCACCGGCTTTGCCGACCCCATCTACATCAAGCCTGGCCTCCGCCTCTGGACCGACGACTATTCCAGCCTGCTGCCGATCTTCCAACCCAGCGGCCACTAA
- a CDS encoding YVTN family beta-propeller repeat protein codes for MKKEIFWSVMVCGALCASSLAARSESLLVANQHDQSLSVIDTATNKVVATIPVGGVTGHEVAVSPDGKTAYVPIYGNAGVGRAGTDGAQISVIDLATRKIVGKVEFDHGVRPHCAVYDRHTGMLLVTTELDKSVTIIDPKTLKIVGSIPTGQEQSHMFALSADGRRGYTANVGPGTVSVLDVVGRKTLAVIPISGNTQRIAISRDGSMVFTADQKKPQLAVIDTATNKVKTWVALPAVGYGTAPTRDGRWLLVTMRGAKQVAVVDLKTLKVDRTLDVADGPSEVVVTPDGKRAYVACNFSNQISVVDLNGGVGQWKVVQTIDAGKYADGMALTR; via the coding sequence ATGAAAAAAGAGATTTTCTGGAGCGTAATGGTGTGTGGCGCGCTCTGCGCCTCGAGTCTGGCAGCGCGGTCGGAGAGCTTGCTGGTGGCCAATCAGCACGATCAAAGCCTGAGCGTGATCGATACGGCGACCAACAAGGTCGTGGCTACGATTCCTGTCGGTGGCGTGACCGGGCACGAGGTCGCTGTCTCACCCGATGGGAAGACCGCGTATGTTCCCATCTATGGCAATGCCGGGGTGGGGCGAGCGGGGACCGACGGAGCCCAGATCTCGGTGATCGATCTGGCAACTCGTAAGATCGTGGGAAAGGTCGAGTTCGATCATGGTGTCAGACCGCACTGCGCAGTCTATGACAGGCACACAGGAATGCTTCTGGTGACGACGGAGCTGGACAAGAGCGTCACGATCATCGATCCGAAGACGCTGAAGATCGTCGGCTCCATCCCGACGGGGCAGGAGCAGTCGCACATGTTTGCGCTCTCGGCCGACGGCAGGCGCGGCTATACGGCGAACGTGGGGCCGGGGACCGTCTCCGTGTTGGATGTGGTGGGCCGTAAGACGCTGGCTGTGATTCCTATCTCCGGGAACACGCAGCGGATAGCGATCTCGCGCGACGGAAGCATGGTGTTCACGGCGGACCAGAAGAAGCCGCAGCTGGCTGTGATCGACACTGCGACGAACAAGGTCAAAACCTGGGTCGCGCTGCCCGCCGTGGGATACGGCACGGCTCCTACCCGGGATGGCCGGTGGTTGCTGGTGACGATGCGTGGAGCGAAGCAGGTCGCCGTCGTCGATCTGAAGACCCTGAAGGTGGACCGTACGCTGGATGTTGCGGATGGACCTTCGGAGGTTGTGGTGACCCCGGATGGGAAGCGTGCTTACGTGGCCTGCAACTTCTCGAACCAGATCTCGGTGGTTGATCTGAATGGTGGAGTTGGCCAGTGGAAGGTCGTCCAGACCATCGATGCCGGGAAATACGCAGACGGCATGGCATTGACGAGGTAA
- the mutM gene encoding bifunctional DNA-formamidopyrimidine glycosylase/DNA-(apurinic or apyrimidinic site) lyase, whose amino-acid sequence MPELPEVETVANGVHQRVHGQTIVDVRLRKNPQTFKSSPSEIVDTLTGARIDRVHRVGKTIVFDLTRASKKPAQFLVHLGMTGRLLVSAPETEIPPHTHATLALSSGKELRFVDPRRFGRLSVLHELYTGPGSEPLTISIEDFIALFRNRKTPIKAALLNQSLLHGVGNIYADEALFHAGVRPRRHAGRLTRDELTRLRAALQKVLKHAIKLGGSSVSDYVDADGVAGFFQLHHRVYSRTGEPCRTCKTPIERIVIGGRSTHFCPACQK is encoded by the coding sequence ATGCCTGAGCTTCCTGAAGTTGAAACCGTTGCCAATGGCGTTCATCAGCGCGTCCACGGCCAAACCATTGTTGACGTCAGGCTTCGTAAGAATCCACAGACCTTCAAGTCCTCGCCCTCGGAAATCGTAGACACTCTCACCGGCGCTCGTATCGATCGCGTCCATCGCGTCGGCAAGACCATCGTCTTCGACCTGACCCGCGCATCGAAAAAGCCCGCCCAGTTCCTTGTCCATCTCGGCATGACCGGCCGCCTGCTCGTCTCTGCGCCAGAGACGGAGATTCCGCCGCACACTCACGCGACTCTCGCACTCAGCAGCGGCAAAGAGCTTCGCTTCGTCGATCCCCGTCGCTTCGGACGCCTCTCTGTCCTCCACGAGCTCTATACCGGCCCGGGCAGTGAGCCGCTGACCATCTCTATCGAAGACTTCATCGCGCTCTTTCGCAACCGCAAGACTCCCATCAAAGCCGCGCTACTGAATCAGTCGCTGCTGCATGGAGTCGGCAACATCTACGCCGACGAAGCCCTCTTCCACGCCGGAGTCCGCCCACGCCGCCACGCCGGACGACTTACTCGTGACGAGCTGACGCGATTGCGCGCAGCATTACAGAAGGTGTTGAAACATGCGATTAAGCTTGGCGGATCTTCGGTCTCCGATTACGTGGACGCCGACGGAGTTGCAGGATTCTTTCAGCTCCACCACCGTGTCTATTCCCGCACCGGCGAGCCCTGCCGTACCTGCAAGACTCCCATTGAGCGCATCGTCATCGGCGGACGCAGCACACACTTCTGCCCTGCGTGTCAGAAGTAG